The proteins below come from a single Candidatus Methanoperedens sp. genomic window:
- a CDS encoding right-handed parallel beta-helix repeat-containing protein has translation MAGNKTCGGRALRISVGITALVLLLAGGASARFINDNATGGDCTSIGTWNAASKICTLTTDLTATIEIDSDGITLNGNGHTIAGSNYTGNGIYLSGRNGVTIKNTNVRNFSSGIYLASSSNNTLSGNNASNNIYGIYLNSSSNTILINNTANSNGIVSFATAMWWGDGIDIEYSSNNTLSGNSASNNVYGIYLGSSSNNTLSGNTANSNENYGIYLGSSSNNTLSGNTANSNRYGISFYFNNNTLSGSTGIYLSSSSNNILINNTANSNGVVESSRWWGDGIGIEYSSNNTLSGNTANGNVYGIDLAYSSNNILTNNTANQNFRAGIYLGGSNNAISNNIFNNYNNAYTDAPNKWNTTKTSGTNIVGGPYLGGNFWANPSGTGFSQTCTDADGDGICDLPYTLYSSNIDYLPLAPALDLVFATSPNSRIAQIGVPITLYLSIINGGTATATNVSISQASNLPAIIHYQPWDGSKTFTGVPDTPVNIIGGETVHFVLTIDVTALFPSSPMTFNVSSTNGATAPINGVNALTISGTVTPYADVVMESTSLNVSTPVKTPTAFAVATTNVGAVNATNVSFNVVVPDSMTGLAIQVNQTNPTTGAIIGPAIELTINAGDQPTFAVFLTPTHPIAFDPANNRIILELMDGSGKIIGAQSVAVSTT, from the coding sequence ATGGCTGGGAATAAAACGTGCGGAGGGCGTGCCCTCAGGATTTCGGTGGGAATAACGGCGCTGGTGTTGCTGTTGGCGGGAGGGGCGAGCGCGCGGTTCATCAACGACAATGCAACAGGCGGGGACTGCACCTCTATTGGTACGTGGAATGCCGCATCGAAGATCTGCACGCTGACAACTGATTTAACCGCAACAATAGAGATAGATAGCGACGGCATAACCCTTAACGGCAATGGTCATACAATAGCGGGAAGCAACTATACAGGGAACGGGATTTATCTTTCAGGAAGAAACGGCGTCACGATAAAGAATACGAATGTCAGGAACTTTTCCTCCGGCATCTATCTGGCCTCTTCCAGCAACAACACGCTGAGCGGCAACAATGCCTCGAACAACATATACGGCATTTATCTAAATTCTTCCAGCAACACTATCCTAATTAATAACACTGCAAACTCGAACGGCATTGTAAGCTTCGCGACCGCGATGTGGTGGGGCGATGGCATTGATATAGAGTATTCCAGCAACAACACGCTTAGCGGCAACAGTGCCTCGAACAACGTATACGGCATTTATCTGGGTTCTTCCAGCAACAACACTTTGAGCGGCAACACTGCTAACTCGAACGAGAATTACGGCATCTATCTGGGTTCTTCCAGCAACAACACTCTGAGCGGCAACACTGCTAACTCGAACAGGTATGGCATCAGCTTCTACTTTAATAACAATACCCTGAGCGGCAGCACCGGCATCTATCTAAGTTCTTCCAGCAACAATATCCTAATTAATAACACTGCAAACTCAAACGGCGTTGTAGAGTCCTCGAGGTGGTGGGGCGATGGCATTGGTATAGAGTATTCCAGCAACAACACTCTGAGCGGCAACACTGCTAACGGGAACGTATACGGCATTGATCTGGCGTATTCCAGCAACAACATCCTAACCAATAACACTGCAAACCAGAACTTCCGCGCTGGCATCTATCTGGGTGGTTCCAACAATGCCATTTCAAACAACATCTTCAACAACTACAATAATGCTTATACCGACGCTCCAAACAAATGGAACACAACTAAAACATCAGGTACAAACATCGTCGGTGGCCCCTACCTCGGCGGCAATTTCTGGGCGAACCCAAGCGGCACAGGCTTTAGCCAGACCTGCACCGATGCGGATGGAGATGGGATATGCGATTTGCCATATACGCTCTATAGTAGCAATATTGATTACCTGCCGCTAGCACCTGCCCTGGACTTAGTCTTCGCCACAAGCCCAAATAGTAGAATTGCGCAGATAGGCGTGCCTATTACTTTATACCTGTCAATTATCAATGGCGGAACAGCAACTGCAACCAACGTGAGTATCTCACAAGCCTCCAATCTGCCTGCAATAATACACTACCAGCCATGGGATGGAAGCAAAACATTCACAGGTGTGCCTGACACGCCAGTGAATATAATTGGAGGAGAAACAGTTCACTTTGTATTAACTATCGATGTAACGGCATTGTTTCCAAGTTCGCCAATGACATTCAACGTTTCCAGCACCAACGGGGCAACTGCGCCTATAAACGGAGTTAACGCATTGACAATCTCAGGAACTGTCACACCTTATGCCGATGTCGTGATGGAATCCACATCACTGAACGTGAGTACACCAGTTAAGACACCTACAGCCTTTGCAGTGGCTACTACAAATGTGGGGGCAGTAAATGCAACCAATGTAAGCTTTAATGTGGTCGTACCGGATTCGATGACAGGATTGGCAATTCAGGTGAACCAAACCAATCCAACAACCGGAGCAATCATCGGTCCGGCAATTGAGTTGACCATCAACGCTGGCGATCAGCCGACTTTTGCCGTGTTCCTGACACCAACGCACCCGATAGCCTTCGATCCAGCAAACAACAGGATAATACTAGAACTCATGGATGGCAGCGGGAAGATAATCGGAGCGCAGTCAGTGGCGGTATCAACGACATAG
- a CDS encoding 3-isopropylmalate dehydratase small subunit, producing the protein MKGKTIKRISGRVWKFGDNIDTDVIIPGKYLRTTDMSVFATHAMEGIDPSFSKKVEIGDIIVAGRNFGCGSSREQAVLALKHAGISCVVAESFARIFFRNAINVGLPIIEATIDCHEGDIIEIDLAEGLVEHEHKTYPAQRLPDFLREILADGGLVEHRKKGSV; encoded by the coding sequence ATGAAAGGTAAAACCATCAAAAGAATATCAGGAAGAGTATGGAAATTCGGCGATAACATCGATACCGATGTCATCATCCCGGGAAAATACCTGCGCACCACTGATATGAGCGTATTCGCAACTCATGCCATGGAAGGGATCGACCCTTCTTTCTCAAAAAAAGTGGAAATCGGCGATATAATCGTTGCCGGCAGGAACTTCGGATGCGGCTCATCCAGAGAACAGGCGGTGCTGGCGTTAAAGCATGCAGGTATTTCATGTGTCGTGGCAGAATCCTTCGCAAGAATATTCTTCCGGAATGCCATCAATGTGGGCTTGCCGATTATCGAGGCAACGATAGATTGCCATGAAGGAGATATTATCGAAATAGATCTTGCAGAAGGGCTTGTGGAACATGAACACAAAACATATCCTGCTCAACGACTTCCCGATTTCCTGCGGGAGATATTGGCTGATGGCGGGCTTGTGGAACATCGAAAAAAAGGTAGCGTATGA
- a CDS encoding cytochrome C, with the protein MNKINKIPIFLILILGIGIVGLVIPSKAAIQTQNDPIGTINMGSVGSKLTPKEVLGKQLFFDKDLSTPPGQSCAFCHSSEVGWTGPDEKINAHGAVYPGAVHNLFGNRKPPSAAYGGDSPVLYFDINNQTWVGGMFWDSRATGKILGDPLAEQAQGPFLNPLEQNNANATDVCIKVSESEYAGLFEKVWGKGSLNCVNNVSGTYERIARSIAAYERSIEVSQFGSTYDEYLKTCVDKLGMSKKDACLIGTGDKKTLDPENKFTHKEWKGLQLFMAPTSNNGIKEPGEGGNCVACHPPPLFTDFTHDNLGVPKNPQNPFYNMPSKYNPDGKNFIDYGLGGFLKTYDPTMFGPELGRQKVPTLRNVDKRPYPAFVKAYSHNGYFKSLEEIVHFYNARDVPGAGWKGVPWPAPEVPATVNKHELGNLGLTSKDEAAIVAFMKTLTDRTKHGSDEDT; encoded by the coding sequence ATGAATAAAATAAATAAAATACCTATATTTCTAATATTGATATTAGGAATAGGAATAGTTGGATTAGTTATTCCATCTAAAGCTGCAATCCAGACACAAAACGATCCTATTGGCACTATAAATATGGGGAGTGTAGGATCAAAGCTCACGCCAAAAGAAGTACTTGGAAAACAATTGTTTTTTGATAAAGACCTTTCAACGCCACCTGGTCAATCGTGTGCCTTCTGTCATTCGTCTGAGGTAGGATGGACCGGTCCAGATGAAAAGATTAATGCCCACGGAGCGGTATATCCTGGTGCTGTACATAATCTCTTCGGAAACCGTAAGCCACCTTCTGCCGCATATGGCGGCGACAGCCCTGTTTTGTACTTTGACATTAATAATCAAACGTGGGTTGGTGGCATGTTCTGGGATAGCAGGGCAACTGGTAAGATTCTGGGGGATCCTCTCGCTGAACAGGCGCAGGGACCTTTCCTAAACCCTCTGGAACAGAACAATGCGAACGCCACGGATGTTTGCATCAAGGTAAGCGAATCTGAATACGCCGGACTCTTTGAAAAGGTTTGGGGAAAGGGTTCTCTGAATTGCGTAAACAATGTGAGCGGGACATACGAGAGAATTGCCAGATCCATCGCAGCATACGAGAGATCAATCGAAGTGAGCCAGTTTGGTTCCACATACGATGAATACCTGAAAACATGCGTTGATAAGCTGGGAATGAGTAAAAAAGATGCCTGCTTAATAGGAACTGGTGATAAAAAAACTTTAGATCCAGAAAATAAATTTACACATAAGGAATGGAAGGGGCTTCAACTTTTTATGGCGCCAACCAGTAATAATGGCATTAAAGAGCCAGGCGAAGGAGGTAATTGCGTTGCATGTCATCCACCACCGTTATTCACAGACTTCACACACGATAACCTGGGAGTGCCAAAGAACCCGCAGAACCCATTCTATAACATGCCAAGTAAATATAATCCTGATGGCAAGAACTTCATAGACTACGGATTGGGAGGATTCCTCAAGACTTACGACCCGACAATGTTTGGACCTGAGTTGGGCAGGCAGAAAGTTCCCACCCTGCGCAATGTGGACAAAAGACCCTATCCGGCTTTCGTGAAGGCTTACTCGCACAATGGCTACTTCAAGTCTCTTGAAGAAATTGTACATTTCTATAATGCAAGAGATGTACCGGGGGCTGGCTGGAAAGGAGTACCATGGCCTGCACCTGAAGTACCCGCTACTGTCAATAAACACGAGCTTGGAAATCTTGGACTAACCTCTAAAGATGAGGCGGCCATTGTTGCCTTCATGAAGACGCTCACGGACAGAACCAAACACGGAAGTGATGAGGACACATAA
- a CDS encoding isocitrate/isopropylmalate family dehydrogenase, whose product MKLAIAPGDGIGKEVIPAALSVLDAFGLDIEKIPLDIGYGRWERTGSALSDDDMDTIKGCDCVLFGAITTPPDPGYKSVLMRLRKELDLYANIRPFAPLTNVKVPCGAEFDFVIVRENTEGMYSGVEEIHENVAYTTRVITRKGSERIAERACLLAKDRKNELTIVHKANVLKSDSFFRDVCIGVVKKNGVSYNEMLVDAMAYDLILHPQKYDVILTTNLFGDILSDVAAAIVGGLGLCPSANIGDRFALFEPIHGSAPDIAGKGVANPIAAILSVKMMFEWAGWEKEAGSIWRAVNSVLQEGITTPDIGGTYTTQDVADAIARCVSNA is encoded by the coding sequence ATGAAGCTCGCAATTGCTCCCGGTGATGGTATCGGTAAAGAAGTTATACCTGCGGCTCTCTCCGTACTGGATGCTTTTGGTCTAGATATAGAAAAAATTCCTCTGGACATCGGTTACGGCAGATGGGAAAGGACAGGAAGCGCGCTCAGCGATGATGATATGGACACCATAAAGGGATGCGATTGCGTACTGTTCGGGGCAATCACCACCCCGCCTGATCCCGGTTATAAAAGCGTGCTGATGCGCTTGCGCAAGGAACTTGACTTATATGCGAACATAAGACCCTTTGCACCTCTCACAAATGTCAAGGTACCATGCGGCGCAGAATTCGATTTTGTTATAGTAAGGGAGAATACCGAGGGCATGTATTCGGGCGTGGAGGAAATCCATGAGAACGTGGCGTACACTACGAGGGTTATCACACGCAAGGGCAGTGAAAGGATTGCAGAACGTGCCTGTTTGCTTGCGAAAGACAGGAAAAATGAGCTGACCATTGTCCATAAAGCAAACGTACTGAAATCGGATTCTTTTTTCCGGGATGTCTGCATAGGTGTTGTAAAGAAAAATGGCGTCTCTTATAATGAAATGCTTGTCGATGCCATGGCGTATGATTTGATTCTGCATCCCCAGAAATACGATGTAATACTGACCACGAATCTTTTCGGGGATATCCTGAGCGATGTGGCTGCAGCCATTGTGGGCGGGCTTGGTTTATGCCCGAGTGCTAACATAGGCGATAGATTCGCACTGTTCGAACCCATACACGGCAGTGCCCCGGATATAGCAGGGAAAGGCGTTGCCAACCCGATTGCTGCCATACTGAGCGTTAAGATGATGTTTGAATGGGCTGGATGGGAAAAGGAAGCAGGGTCGATCTGGAGAGCGGTGAACAGCGTTCTTCAGGAAGGGATTACGACGCCAGACATTGGAGGTACATATACAACACAGGACGTAGCGGATGCAATCGCAAGATGTGTTTCAAATGCATAG
- a CDS encoding right-handed parallel beta-helix repeat-containing protein, with product MVLNSIHGGRAPRIAVGITALVLLLAGGAGAATPIDACTTISSQGTYVLTQDIVNSTTNTCINITSSNVIFDGAGYTIDGVDAADTAGVFVYNLTNVTVKNLIVTEWDTGIFYTNALNGSIINNTTNSDYYGIYIRSSSNNTLTNNTINSNSNSGIYLLASSNNTLTNNTANSNNGGIDLYLSSNNVLTSNTANSNSGGISIGGSSSNTLTNNTANSNGVGIRIDLAFAIGTPFTSNNNTLISNTANWNSNYGIYLSGSTNNSIYNNFFYNTNNSYISAYFYGNAFPDSPNYWNATKIIGTNIIGGAYLGGNVWANPGGTGFSQTCADNNGDGICDSPYVLDANNTDYFPLAYKAAITPTPAPTPTPTPTPLLVSSITPNSRNAQVGTPVTIFMSVINGGTGTATGVSITQASSLPVNTQFRQWNGTAFIEALNAPVNISAGGTANFVVGINATSAFDTSPLTFNVSSTNGATAPISGVNTLTISASTVPSADIIMMSTSLDVSTAVNTPTVFAVATTNVGGANATGVSFNVIVPSSISGLVVQVNQTNPATGAIIGPATGLTINSGAQPTFVVFVTPTHPISLDLVKNRITLQLVDGSGKVLGAQSVAVSTT from the coding sequence ATGGTATTGAATAGCATACACGGAGGGCGTGCCCCCAGGATTGCGGTTGGGATAACGGCGCTGGTATTATTGCTGGCGGGTGGAGCGGGGGCGGCAACGCCAATAGACGCATGCACTACGATTTCCTCGCAGGGTACTTATGTGCTCACCCAGGACATAGTAAACAGCACGACCAATACTTGCATTAATATCACTTCAAGTAACGTTATTTTTGACGGCGCTGGCTATACTATTGATGGAGTGGATGCTGCAGACACCGCCGGCGTCTTTGTTTATAACCTCACAAATGTAACTGTTAAAAATTTGATAGTAACTGAATGGGATACTGGCATATTTTACACTAACGCACTAAATGGAAGTATAATTAACAACACCACAAACTCGGACTACTATGGAATATACATCCGCAGTTCCAGCAACAACACCTTAACTAACAACACCATAAATTCGAATAGCAACTCTGGAATATACCTCCTCGCCTCCAGCAACAATACCTTAACTAACAACACCGCAAATTCGAATAACGGTGGAATAGACCTCTATCTTAGCAGCAACAACGTCCTAACTAGCAACACTGCAAACTCGAATAGCGGTGGAATCTCTATCGGCGGTTCCAGCAGCAATACCCTAACTAATAACACCGCAAACTCGAACGGCGTTGGAATCCGCATTGACTTAGCTTTCGCTATCGGCACTCCATTTACCAGTAATAACAACACCCTAATTAGCAACACCGCAAACTGGAACAGCAACTATGGAATATACCTCAGCGGTTCCACCAACAATAGTATTTATAACAACTTTTTTTACAATACCAATAACAGTTATATCAGCGCATACTTTTATGGCAACGCATTTCCAGATTCTCCTAACTACTGGAACGCCACCAAAATAATAGGCACCAACATCATAGGAGGGGCATACCTTGGCGGCAACGTCTGGGCAAACCCAGGCGGCACAGGCTTCAGCCAGACCTGCGCAGATAACAATGGCGATGGAATATGCGACTCTCCTTATGTCCTTGATGCGAACAATACTGACTACTTTCCGCTTGCATACAAAGCAGCTATCACACCCACTCCGGCACCGACTCCAACACCAACACCGACGCCATTACTGGTATCTTCCATAACCCCGAACAGCAGGAATGCACAGGTAGGCACGCCAGTGACGATATTCATGTCAGTGATCAACGGCGGAACAGGAACTGCGACTGGCGTGAGTATAACACAGGCATCCAGCTTGCCTGTAAACACACAATTTCGGCAATGGAACGGCACTGCGTTCATAGAGGCACTAAATGCACCGGTGAACATATCAGCAGGCGGCACAGCCAACTTTGTGGTTGGCATCAATGCAACATCAGCGTTTGATACCTCGCCATTGACGTTTAATGTGTCCAGCACCAATGGAGCAACTGCTCCGATAAGTGGAGTAAACACATTGACCATATCAGCAAGCACAGTGCCCTCTGCTGATATTATCATGATGTCAACCTCGCTGGATGTAAGTACAGCAGTTAATACACCTACTGTATTTGCAGTAGCAACTACGAATGTCGGCGGAGCCAATGCAACTGGTGTAAGCTTCAATGTGATCGTACCGTCTTCGATAAGTGGGCTGGTAGTTCAGGTAAACCAGACCAATCCAGCAACAGGAGCCATCATAGGTCCAGCTACTGGATTGACCATCAACTCGGGCGCTCAGCCCACCTTTGTAGTGTTCGTGACACCAACGCATCCCATATCGCTGGATCTTGTAAAGAACAGGATCACACTTCAATTAGTGGATGGCAGCGGCAAAGTACTCGGAGCCCAGTCGGTGGCAGTATCCACAACGTAA
- a CDS encoding right-handed parallel beta-helix repeat-containing protein: protein MVLNSIHGGRALGIAVGITALVLLLPGGAGAATLTVNASGGANYTSIQKAINAASAGDTILVYSGTYYETVTVNKQLELKGQDSGGGLPVINTAGLGDAITVTANGVIIDGFNAKTGSHLYNGIKLISNNNIIKSNIASNNLIGFWLYSSSNNTLSNNTASNNSYGIYLDFSSSNMLSNNTASSNSYYIYLSYGIYLNSSSNNTLIGNNVSNNPFGIGLYNSNNNMLNGNIASNNLHQFHPDDGTGITLSSSSNNTLIGNNASNNGNQGGNIDNDGTGIILSSSSNNTLIGNNASNNGNYGIKLDSSSNSSLSGNNMKGNPLNFNIDGSTDSHFIQSIDTSNTVNGKPVYYIIGASGVTYDLSTNAGWFGCINCNDITLKDSTFMNNYPGVLFWNTSNSNIQNVTLNNNRDGLLLGYSENNNVINNTASSNYYGIHLKYSSNNTLTNNTASPNSYGIYLSTSSNNTLTNNTASSNGDGISLSSSTNNRLSDNDASNNVNGIALYDSINNTLNGNIANSNFLWRFFFYVGSGFWLLNSNSNTFIGNSASNNGHGILLDDSSNNNIIYNNFFNNTNNFGVGGGSNNWNTTKTPGINIIGGSYIGGNIWAYPNGTGFSQTCADSNSDGICDSTYTLDANNIDYLPLAYPSNITPMPLLVTSITPNCRNAQVGTPVTIFMSVINGGSATATNVSITQASSLPVKTQVRQWNGTAFIEALNAPVNISAGGTANFVVGINATSAFNSSSLTFNVSSTNEATAPISGVNTLTLSASTVPSADIIMMSTSLDVSTAVNTPTVFAVATTNVGGANATGVSLVLSVPTSISGLSYHVNETYPANGTIKGPAAGLTINVGATPTFAVFVTPMQPIANDPANNRITLQLKDGSGKIIGAQSVAVSTT, encoded by the coding sequence ATGGTATTGAATAGCATACACGGAGGGCGTGCTCTCGGGATTGCGGTGGGAATAACGGCGCTGGTCTTACTCCTGCCGGGTGGCGCTGGTGCTGCGACGCTGACAGTCAATGCCAGCGGTGGTGCAAATTATACGAGCATACAAAAGGCAATAAATGCGGCGAGTGCCGGGGATACCATTCTTGTTTACAGCGGAACGTATTATGAAACGGTGACTGTAAACAAACAATTGGAGTTGAAGGGGCAGGATAGCGGAGGCGGATTGCCTGTGATTAATACTGCAGGACTTGGGGATGCAATAACTGTAACTGCTAATGGAGTTATAATTGATGGATTTAATGCAAAAACAGGCAGCCATTTATATAATGGAATTAAATTAATATCGAACAATAATATAATCAAAAGCAACATTGCATCTAACAACCTGATCGGCTTCTGGCTGTATTCTTCCAGCAACAACACGCTGAGCAACAACACTGCTTCAAACAATAGCTATGGCATCTATCTGGACTTTTCCAGCAGCAACATGCTGAGCAACAACACTGCTTCGAGCAATAGCTATTATATCTATCTCTCTTATGGCATCTATCTTAACTCTTCCAGCAACAACACATTGATTGGAAACAATGTCTCAAACAACCCCTTCGGCATCGGTCTCTACAATTCCAATAATAACATGCTAAACGGCAACATTGCCTCGAACAACCTCCACCAATTCCATCCTGATGATGGTACTGGCATTACTCTTTCATCTTCCAGCAATAACACACTGATTGGAAACAATGCCTCGAACAACGGAAACCAAGGAGGCAACATCGATAATGATGGTACCGGTATCATTCTTTCATCTTCCAGCAATAACACACTGATTGGAAACAATGCCTCAAACAACGGAAACTACGGCATCAAGCTTGACTCTTCCAGCAATAGCAGCCTTTCAGGAAACAACATGAAGGGAAACCCATTGAATTTCAATATAGATGGATCAACAGATTCTCATTTCATTCAGAGCATTGATACTTCGAATACTGTGAATGGAAAACCTGTTTACTATATAATAGGGGCTTCTGGGGTAACATATGACCTGAGCACAAATGCAGGCTGGTTTGGCTGCATTAACTGTAATGACATCACTCTGAAAGACAGCACATTTATGAATAATTATCCAGGAGTTCTTTTCTGGAATACCAGCAACTCAAATATACAAAATGTGACCTTAAATAACAATAGGGATGGTTTATTGCTGGGATATTCTGAAAACAACAATGTTATAAACAACACTGCAAGCTCGAACTACTATGGAATCCATCTCAAATATTCCAGCAACAACACTTTAACCAATAACACTGCAAGTCCGAACAGCTATGGAATCTATCTTTCTACTTCCAGCAACAACACTTTAACCAATAACACTGCAAGTTCGAATGGTGATGGAATCTCTCTTTCCTCTTCCACTAACAACAGGCTGAGTGATAACGATGCCTCGAACAACGTCAACGGTATCGCTCTCTATGATTCCATTAATAACACGCTAAACGGAAACATTGCTAACTCAAACTTCCTCTGGCGATTCTTCTTTTATGTTGGTAGTGGCTTCTGGTTGTTAAATTCCAACAGCAACACATTTATTGGGAACAGTGCCTCGAACAACGGCCACGGTATCTTGCTGGACGATTCCAGCAACAACAACATCATTTATAACAACTTTTTCAACAATACCAACAATTTTGGTGTCGGCGGCGGCAGCAACAACTGGAACACGACCAAAACTCCAGGCATAAACATCATCGGTGGCTCCTACATAGGCGGCAACATCTGGGCTTATCCGAACGGTACAGGCTTCAGTCAGACATGCGCTGATAGCAATAGCGATGGGATTTGCGATTCAACATACACGCTTGACGCAAATAACATCGACTACCTGCCGCTTGCATACCCTTCAAATATCACACCTATGCCATTACTGGTAACTTCCATAACGCCAAACTGCAGGAATGCACAGGTAGGCACACCAGTGACGATATTCATGTCAGTGATTAACGGCGGATCGGCAACAGCTACTAACGTGAGCATAACACAGGCATCCAGCTTGCCTGTAAAAACACAAGTTCGGCAATGGAACGGCACTGCGTTCATAGAGGCACTAAATGCACCGGTGAACATATCAGCAGGCGGCACAGCCAACTTTGTGGTTGGCATCAATGCAACATCAGCGTTTAATAGTTCTTCACTGACATTCAACGTGTCCAGCACCAACGAGGCAACTGCTCCGATAAGTGGAGTAAATACGCTGACCCTCTCAGCAAGTACGGTGCCCTCTGCTGATATTATCATGATGTCAACCTCGCTGGATGTAAGTACAGCAGTTAATACACCTACTGTATTTGCAGTAGCAACTACGAATGTCGGCGGAGCCAATGCAACTGGTGTAAGCTTGGTCTTGAGCGTGCCGACTTCGATAAGCGGATTATCTTATCATGTAAATGAAACCTATCCAGCAAACGGAACGATCAAGGGTCCAGCAGCAGGTTTGACCATTAACGTGGGCGCTACTCCGACCTTTGCAGTGTTCGTAACGCCAATGCAGCCGATAGCCAACGACCCTGCAAACAACAGGATTACGCTTCAATTGAAAGATGGCAGCGGGAAGATAATCGGAGCACAATCGGTGGCGGTATCAACGACGTAG